A region of Rhodospirillales bacterium DNA encodes the following proteins:
- a CDS encoding glutathione S-transferase — MKLYLLKNGVNPRRVRIFLAEKGLRLGADLAFEEFDMETRGHKLPAFLALNPLGTLPALELEDGTVIAESVAICRYFEEMIPEPALMGRGPRGAAVVEMWNRRMELEILHPAIDTFVHTHPFWVGRRIQIAAWGQERRAQLVDRMKWLDGELKDRAFVAGDRYTIADITAQVGLLTARGALKLAIPDELANLSRWYAAVSARPSARA, encoded by the coding sequence ATGAAGCTCTATCTGTTGAAGAACGGCGTCAATCCGCGCCGCGTCCGCATCTTCCTCGCGGAGAAAGGGCTGCGGCTCGGCGCCGACCTCGCCTTCGAGGAGTTCGACATGGAGACGCGCGGCCACAAGCTGCCCGCGTTCCTGGCGTTGAACCCCCTCGGCACGTTGCCGGCGCTCGAACTCGAGGACGGGACGGTGATCGCGGAGTCGGTGGCGATCTGCAGGTACTTCGAGGAGATGATCCCGGAGCCGGCGCTGATGGGCAGGGGACCGCGCGGCGCGGCCGTCGTGGAGATGTGGAACCGGCGGATGGAGCTGGAGATCCTCCACCCGGCGATCGACACCTTCGTGCACACGCATCCCTTCTGGGTCGGCCGCCGGATACAGATCGCGGCGTGGGGCCAGGAGCGTCGCGCCCAGCTCGTCGACCGGATGAAATGGCTGGACGGCGAGCTCAAGGACCGCGCCTTCGTCGCCGGCGATCGCTACACCATCGCCGACATCACGGCGCAGGTCGGGCTGTTGACGGCGCGCGGGGCGCTCAAACTGGCGATCCCGGACGAACTGGCGAACCTCTCGCGCTGGTACGCCGCCGTCTCGGCGCGGCCGTCGGCGCGCGCCTGA
- a CDS encoding acetyl-CoA carboxylase biotin carboxyl carrier protein subunit, with amino-acid sequence MAIISVKSEIAGKVWKIESKPGDQIEEEGQIMILESMKMEIPVLSPRGGKLKEILVAEGEAVAEGQPVATLET; translated from the coding sequence ATGGCCATCATCTCCGTCAAATCCGAGATCGCCGGCAAGGTTTGGAAGATCGAGAGCAAGCCGGGCGACCAGATCGAGGAGGAGGGCCAGATCATGATCCTCGAATCGATGAAAATGGAGATTCCCGTGCTGTCGCCGCGCGGTGGCAAGCTCAAGGAGATCCTGGTCGCCGAGGGCGAGGCCGTCGCCGAGGGCCAGCCGGTCGCCACGCTGGAAACCTGA
- a CDS encoding putative sulfate exporter family transporter translates to MPTGSSTLAAASRLAPGLALAAVAGAAAFALTTIDMGAPMSPVLYAFFIGLALHTLGMRPTFRPGVEMGARGVLRLGVALLGIRLTMGQLFDVGWLALVVAVAAVALTIVFGGWCAKAMGLPVEFGVLTGTGVGVCGVAASTAAAAVLPKHANSDRDLAFAALGCNAISTVCMLLYAPLAAPLGLDDRLMGIFLGGSIHDVAQVVGAGKAAGERILDIAVVTKLLRVALLLPAVVLIAWWVRRRVGAASDARPMPPWFLWVFLALAALVSTGAVPVEAQRQVALASSILITVAIAALGMKTSIRGLASLGPAPAVLMLAQTVFVAALVLAMVVAAR, encoded by the coding sequence ATGCCGACCGGATCGTCGACGCTGGCCGCCGCGTCGCGGCTCGCGCCCGGCCTGGCGCTCGCCGCGGTGGCCGGCGCGGCGGCGTTCGCGCTGACGACGATCGACATGGGCGCGCCCATGTCGCCTGTCCTCTACGCGTTCTTCATCGGCCTGGCGCTGCACACGCTCGGCATGCGGCCGACGTTCCGGCCCGGCGTCGAGATGGGCGCGCGCGGCGTGCTGCGGCTCGGCGTCGCGCTGCTCGGCATCCGGCTGACGATGGGACAGTTGTTCGACGTCGGCTGGCTGGCATTGGTCGTGGCCGTCGCGGCGGTCGCGCTGACGATCGTGTTCGGCGGCTGGTGCGCCAAGGCGATGGGCCTGCCGGTGGAATTCGGCGTCCTCACGGGCACCGGCGTCGGCGTGTGCGGCGTCGCCGCGTCGACGGCCGCCGCGGCGGTGCTGCCGAAGCACGCCAACAGCGACCGCGATCTGGCGTTCGCGGCGCTGGGCTGCAACGCCATCAGCACCGTGTGCATGCTGCTCTACGCGCCGCTGGCTGCGCCGCTCGGCCTCGACGACCGGTTGATGGGCATCTTCCTCGGCGGCTCGATCCACGACGTCGCCCAGGTGGTTGGCGCCGGCAAGGCCGCAGGCGAGCGCATCCTCGACATCGCCGTCGTCACCAAGCTGCTGCGGGTGGCCTTGCTGCTGCCGGCGGTGGTCCTGATCGCGTGGTGGGTGCGCCGCCGCGTCGGCGCCGCGTCGGACGCGCGGCCGATGCCGCCATGGTTCCTTTGGGTGTTCCTCGCGCTCGCGGCGCTGGTCAGCACCGGCGCGGTTCCCGTCGAAGCGCAGAGGCAGGTCGCGCTCGCGTCGTCGATCCTCATCACGGTCGCGATCGCCGCGCTGGGCATGAAGACGTCGATCCGGGGCCTGGCGTCCCTCGGCCCCGCCCCCGCCGTTCTCATGCTCGCACAGACGGTGTTCGTCGCGGCGCTCGTCCTCGCGATGGTGGTCGCGGCCCGCTGA
- a CDS encoding tripartite tricarboxylate transporter substrate binding protein: MTIMIRRRALLAGATGTLAAPSILRAQGTYPDKPIRLIVPFPAGQAADTFGRLMAERLGARWKQQFVVENKGGGAGIPAMELVAKAAPDGYTLAVGTSGTIGINPSFMKGLMTYDPLVDFAPCSNIFLVPLIIVAHPSHPATSVADLIARAKAAPGKLGYASAGVGSSQHLSMELFKSRAGADIAHVPYKGSGPAMQDLLAGHVTLMMDSVTSSLPHIRAGRVKPLGVTTAKRAPLLPDVPSIGDTVKGFDAAGWSGILAPAKTPREIVEKISADMRAEMAVPEVDKRIIELGGIPHPTTPAEYSAFIKAEIEKWAEVVRISGAKPD, translated from the coding sequence ATGACAATAATGATCCGCCGCCGCGCGCTGCTCGCCGGCGCGACCGGGACGCTCGCCGCGCCGTCGATCCTGCGCGCGCAGGGGACGTATCCCGACAAGCCGATCCGACTGATCGTGCCGTTCCCCGCCGGGCAGGCCGCGGACACGTTCGGCCGCCTGATGGCGGAACGGCTCGGCGCGCGTTGGAAGCAGCAGTTCGTGGTCGAGAACAAGGGCGGCGGCGCCGGCATCCCGGCGATGGAACTGGTCGCCAAGGCGGCGCCCGACGGCTACACCTTGGCGGTCGGCACCAGCGGCACCATCGGCATCAACCCCTCGTTCATGAAGGGGCTGATGACCTACGACCCGCTGGTCGATTTCGCGCCGTGCTCCAACATCTTCCTCGTGCCGCTGATCATCGTGGCGCATCCATCGCATCCCGCGACCTCGGTGGCCGACCTGATCGCGCGCGCCAAGGCTGCGCCGGGGAAGCTGGGCTACGCCTCGGCCGGCGTCGGCTCGTCCCAGCACCTCAGCATGGAGCTGTTCAAATCGCGCGCCGGCGCCGATATCGCGCACGTCCCCTACAAGGGCAGCGGTCCGGCGATGCAGGATCTGCTGGCGGGGCACGTCACGTTGATGATGGACAGCGTCACCTCATCGCTGCCGCACATCAGGGCGGGCCGCGTCAAGCCGCTGGGCGTGACCACGGCCAAGCGCGCGCCGTTGCTGCCGGACGTGCCGAGCATCGGCGACACCGTGAAGGGCTTCGACGCGGCGGGCTGGTCCGGAATCCTCGCGCCGGCGAAGACGCCGCGCGAGATCGTCGAGAAGATCAGCGCCGACATGCGGGCCGAGATGGCCGTGCCCGAGGTCGACAAGCGCATCATCGAGCTCGGCGGCATTCCGCATCCGACGACGCCCGCCGAGTACAGCGCCTTCATCAAGGCCGAGATCGAGAAGTGGGCCGAGGTCGTGCGCATCAGCGGCGCGAAGCCGGACTGA
- a CDS encoding CoA ester lyase: MRSYLFVPGDDPRKFAKSLESPADALIYDLEDAVAAARKPVARTMVRDHLRQRGAGGHFKVVRVNAFATGMTAGDVAAVMAGAPDAILLPKCEGQDELDRLGHMLDVMEAREGLEAGRTRMLVLVTETAAGVLEASSRRYAHPRLSALTWGGEDLSADIGALAKAGPDGALDDTFRYARVVCLLAASAAGVTPLDTVFPDIRDAAGLEAECVTAKRMGFLAKIAIHPSQVEVINRVFSPSDAELDWARKVVAAFGAAGATGVTTLDGKMLDRPHLRLAHRLLGTT, from the coding sequence ATCCGTTCCTACCTCTTCGTTCCCGGCGACGACCCGCGGAAATTCGCGAAATCGCTCGAGTCGCCGGCCGACGCGCTGATCTACGATCTCGAGGACGCGGTCGCCGCCGCGCGCAAGCCGGTGGCCCGGACGATGGTGCGCGACCATCTGCGCCAGCGCGGCGCCGGCGGCCACTTCAAGGTCGTGCGGGTCAACGCCTTCGCGACCGGCATGACCGCCGGCGACGTCGCCGCCGTGATGGCCGGCGCGCCGGACGCCATCCTGCTGCCGAAATGCGAGGGGCAGGACGAGCTCGATCGCCTCGGCCACATGCTCGACGTCATGGAGGCGCGCGAAGGTCTGGAGGCGGGTCGCACGCGCATGCTCGTGCTGGTCACGGAGACCGCGGCCGGCGTGCTGGAGGCGTCGTCGCGCCGATACGCCCATCCGCGCCTGTCGGCGCTGACATGGGGCGGCGAGGACCTGTCCGCCGATATCGGCGCGCTCGCCAAGGCCGGACCCGACGGCGCGCTCGACGACACGTTCCGCTACGCCCGCGTGGTCTGCCTGCTGGCGGCCAGCGCCGCCGGCGTGACGCCGCTGGACACCGTGTTCCCCGACATCCGCGACGCCGCCGGATTGGAGGCGGAGTGCGTCACGGCCAAGCGGATGGGCTTCCTCGCCAAGATCGCGATCCATCCCTCGCAGGTCGAGGTCATCAACCGCGTCTTCAGCCCGTCGGACGCCGAGCTGGACTGGGCGCGCAAGGTGGTCGCGGCCTTCGGCGCGGCGGGCGCGACCGGTGTGACCACGCTCGACGGCAAGATGCTGGACCGGCCGCATCTCAGGCTCGCCCACCGGTTGCTCGGCACGACCTAG